From one Pseudobdellovibrionaceae bacterium genomic stretch:
- a CDS encoding esterase, producing the protein MGLRKQRLEKIGGLDCVYLPGEDCGPLIVFFHGYGADAWDLAPLSHELGVEGATWVFPNGTLEVPIGPGWTGRAWFQIDVQGLEQAMAAGTHREMSDLRPVEMDKVLLDVQKLFKALGPEDYSKVIVGGFSQGAMLSTEVVLSTPMKVDGAVLLSGTLLDQAAWREKVKSRPPVPFFQSHGTQDALLSFSAAQKLEQLLRAGGWKGHLRAFRGGHEIPFQVLMELKAFIHGIIQGGNKNS; encoded by the coding sequence ATGGGACTTCGCAAGCAACGACTGGAAAAAATTGGTGGACTGGACTGTGTTTATCTTCCAGGTGAAGATTGTGGACCGCTCATCGTGTTTTTTCATGGCTATGGTGCCGACGCCTGGGACTTGGCCCCTCTCAGTCACGAACTGGGAGTTGAAGGAGCCACTTGGGTTTTTCCCAACGGTACCCTGGAAGTCCCCATTGGCCCCGGTTGGACAGGCCGGGCCTGGTTTCAAATTGATGTTCAAGGCCTGGAGCAGGCCATGGCAGCTGGCACCCATCGAGAGATGTCGGATCTGCGGCCCGTAGAAATGGATAAGGTCCTCCTCGACGTCCAAAAGCTCTTTAAAGCGCTGGGTCCCGAAGACTACTCAAAGGTCATTGTCGGCGGCTTTAGCCAAGGGGCGATGCTGTCCACCGAGGTGGTGCTTTCGACTCCCATGAAGGTGGATGGAGCTGTTTTGCTTTCAGGAACTCTCCTGGATCAGGCGGCCTGGCGGGAAAAGGTGAAAAGCCGGCCACCAGTCCCCTTCTTTCAATCCCATGGGACCCAGGACGCTCTTTTGTCCTTTTCCGCAGCTCAAAAGCTTGAGCAGCTCCTCCGCGCAGGGGGCTGGAAAGGCCACCTGCGGGCCTTTCGCGGGGGGCACGAAATTCCCTTCCAGGTCCTTATGGAGCTCAAGGCCTTCATTCACGGCATAATCCAGGGCGGCAATAAGAATTCCTAA
- a CDS encoding DUF4156 domain-containing protein codes for MTKKFVLILSLGIGLTGLMGCSTHSVLPDKEDIKTSREKPDDDCEALGKVTGNSISTKATPEQVLEDMKQEAANKGANYVMVEQYSPTGTSVTGLAYKCP; via the coding sequence ATGACAAAAAAATTCGTACTCATATTGAGCTTAGGCATCGGCCTGACTGGGCTCATGGGATGCTCGACTCATTCTGTATTACCAGACAAGGAAGACATTAAAACTTCCCGTGAAAAGCCAGACGATGACTGCGAGGCACTGGGCAAGGTCACGGGAAATAGCATCTCCACCAAGGCCACGCCGGAACAAGTGCTGGAAGACATGAAGCAGGAAGCGGCCAATAAGGGCGCCAATTACGTCATGGTGGAGCAGTACTCCCCAACCGGCACCTCGGTGACTGGCCTCGCTTACAAATGTCCCTGA
- a CDS encoding diaminopimelate epimerase translates to MKPNTFTFTKMSGAGNVFLMTDLRSPESQKLWSQFPASTMDRSQLSGLLCQSPLGFNADGLLFVEPCEGSEDFQWDFYNADGSQAEMCGNAARCVARFVHDLGDVGPSMNIRTIAGPVGARIIDDSEVEVQMPPISGTKWDQYVTIDDLKTHYHFVNSGVPHAVVGNDNVILTEEVRFFASRLRNHEDLQPDGANVTFFKPVAAGEIQAVTYERGVENFTQACGTGAVAAAWCHHQRQQGPATVKVGMPGGLLTVNFSGDRPLLAGPAVYLGEIKIHSEFFG, encoded by the coding sequence ATGAAGCCAAACACATTCACATTTACCAAAATGAGTGGGGCGGGAAACGTCTTCCTGATGACCGACCTAAGATCTCCTGAATCCCAAAAGTTGTGGTCCCAGTTTCCGGCCAGCACCATGGATCGCAGCCAACTTTCGGGCCTGCTCTGCCAAAGTCCTTTGGGCTTTAATGCTGATGGTCTGCTATTTGTCGAACCTTGCGAGGGAAGTGAAGACTTCCAGTGGGATTTTTATAATGCCGATGGAAGCCAAGCTGAAATGTGCGGCAACGCCGCCCGCTGCGTGGCCCGCTTTGTTCACGATCTTGGTGACGTGGGACCCTCGATGAACATTCGCACGATTGCCGGACCGGTGGGGGCTCGTATCATTGACGACTCTGAGGTCGAAGTACAAATGCCGCCCATTTCCGGAACAAAGTGGGATCAGTATGTGACCATCGACGACCTGAAAACCCATTACCATTTTGTGAATTCAGGGGTTCCTCATGCGGTAGTAGGAAATGACAATGTGATTTTGACCGAAGAAGTGCGCTTCTTTGCCTCGCGCCTACGCAACCATGAAGACCTCCAACCCGACGGGGCCAACGTCACCTTTTTCAAACCAGTCGCAGCCGGTGAGATTCAAGCGGTCACTTACGAGCGTGGAGTGGAAAACTTCACCCAGGCCTGTGGAACGGGAGCCGTGGCAGCCGCCTGGTGCCACCACCAAAGACAGCAGGGACCCGCAACAGTTAAAGTGGGGATGCCGGGAGGACTTCTTACTGTGAACTTTTCAGGAGACCGCCCTCTTCTGGCTGGGCCGGCGGTTTATCTGGGCGAAATTAAGATCCACAGCGAATTTTTTGGGTAG
- a CDS encoding MerC domain-containing protein — MEKSPSTQPTAEIPQWDFWGLLLSGLCIVHCLLTPVFLVVLPNLVPQWVQAEGHGHAWFFFLLVIIASFSVFAGFRRHNKWAPIAWLFAGLTVVGVATFGLDGNWEYGLTIMGSLLLLRGHYLNRKQCRLCKTLDKKPVCCH; from the coding sequence ATGGAAAAATCCCCGTCAACACAACCAACGGCTGAAATTCCCCAATGGGATTTTTGGGGGCTATTGCTATCCGGGCTTTGCATTGTCCATTGCCTGCTGACTCCAGTGTTCCTGGTGGTGCTTCCCAATTTGGTGCCCCAGTGGGTACAGGCTGAAGGGCACGGTCACGCATGGTTCTTCTTTCTTCTTGTCATCATTGCCAGTTTTTCTGTTTTTGCCGGCTTTCGTCGCCATAATAAATGGGCGCCGATTGCCTGGCTCTTTGCTGGTCTCACCGTGGTGGGAGTTGCCACTTTCGGATTAGATGGTAACTGGGAGTATGGTTTGACCATAATGGGAAGCCTGCTTCTCTTGCGCGGCCACTATCTCAATCGCAAGCAATGCCGCTTGTGCAAAACACTCGATAAAAAACCGGTCTGCTGCCACTAA
- the purT gene encoding formate-dependent phosphoribosylglycinamide formyltransferase has protein sequence MKSINTILLLGSGELGRELTISLKRLGQKVIAVDKYPLAPAMQVADGFEVIDMLNGDELQSLVDKHQPDIIIPEIEAIRTSKLQEFESQGTIVIPTAEAAHLTMNRDAIRDVAANELGLRTARFAYAESEEQLLEVCLDIGFPCVIKPVMSSSGKGQTVAKKPEEVRASWQAAQEQKRGDQLKVIVEEFIDFHLEITLLTVRQRNGQTLFVDPIGHRQERGDYQESWIPAEMTPNQLKEAKSMARKMTDRLGGAGIFGVEFFVTRDSVYFSELSPRPHDTGMVTLISQNFSEFDLHARAVLGLPIPEIEYFGPSASAVILADREMESVKSYEGVDKALGEKGTDIRLFAKPNARQYRRMGVALARSKSTRQARNMAAKAASQVSLK, from the coding sequence ATGAAGTCCATCAACACGATTTTATTGCTTGGCTCAGGTGAACTTGGCCGCGAGCTGACCATCTCGCTCAAAAGACTCGGACAAAAGGTAATTGCCGTGGACAAATATCCTTTAGCTCCGGCTATGCAGGTTGCCGATGGGTTTGAAGTCATCGATATGCTAAACGGAGACGAGCTGCAGAGTTTGGTCGATAAACACCAACCCGATATTATTATTCCTGAGATCGAGGCAATCAGAACCTCTAAGCTTCAGGAGTTTGAATCTCAAGGGACCATTGTGATTCCTACGGCCGAGGCTGCCCACCTGACCATGAACCGGGACGCCATTCGTGATGTGGCCGCCAATGAGTTGGGATTGAGAACTGCTCGCTTTGCTTACGCAGAAAGTGAAGAACAACTGCTTGAAGTGTGTCTGGACATTGGCTTCCCTTGTGTCATCAAGCCCGTGATGTCCTCATCAGGCAAAGGTCAAACTGTCGCCAAAAAACCTGAAGAGGTAAGGGCTTCGTGGCAGGCGGCCCAGGAACAAAAGCGAGGAGACCAACTCAAGGTCATTGTTGAAGAGTTTATTGATTTTCACCTGGAAATTACCCTTCTCACAGTTCGTCAGCGCAATGGCCAGACTCTCTTTGTCGATCCCATCGGCCATCGCCAAGAGAGAGGTGATTATCAGGAGTCCTGGATTCCTGCCGAGATGACACCCAATCAACTTAAAGAAGCCAAGTCGATGGCCAGGAAGATGACTGATCGCCTTGGTGGTGCAGGGATTTTTGGCGTCGAGTTTTTTGTAACTCGGGATAGCGTTTATTTTTCTGAACTCTCGCCCAGACCCCATGATACGGGGATGGTGACCTTGATCTCACAAAACTTCTCGGAGTTTGATCTTCACGCCAGAGCCGTTCTGGGCCTGCCCATTCCTGAGATTGAATACTTTGGTCCGTCGGCCTCAGCTGTGATTCTGGCTGATCGTGAAATGGAAAGTGTTAAGAGTTATGAGGGAGTAGATAAGGCCCTCGGTGAAAAGGGCACTGACATTCGCTTGTTTGCCAAGCCCAATGCCCGCCAGTACAGACGGATGGGAGTCGCTCTGGCGCGCAGTAAGAGCACCAGACAGGCGCGAAACATGGCCGCCAAAGCCGCCTCACAGGTGAGCCTGAAGTAA
- a CDS encoding ferredoxin--NADP reductase encodes MANKEKLAHPLKVEKIIQETPDTKSLVFTIPPELGEDYRYEAGQFTSLFMNVGGEEIVRSYSLCTAPETDSEFKITIKKVPHGRGSTYLVDEVQVGDEIWCGKPKGHFFKKHPDGTHLILVAAGSGVTPLMSILKHTLATTAKSTVSLVFSCRDQNQIIFKDELSKWQESFPERFRLIQVLTRPLPGWSGLSGRLNAEALDALFGPQENGPSVSRQAYVCGPTEFMNMVKESLESIGMDKKSIHSESFGSSHPHQASAGQAGEGPQADGSVIVGDPMADAGEKPEVIEAYFDGERVEVPAKENMSILDTLLEAGHNPPYSCMSGACTACMAKVEEGRVRQREPGSLSPENFSAREILTCQSEPMSKRVKVRFTSGD; translated from the coding sequence ATGGCAAACAAAGAAAAATTGGCCCATCCCCTTAAAGTCGAAAAAATCATTCAGGAGACCCCTGATACTAAATCATTGGTCTTTACCATCCCCCCAGAGCTGGGCGAGGACTATCGCTATGAAGCCGGGCAATTCACTAGCCTGTTTATGAATGTTGGCGGCGAGGAGATCGTGCGCAGCTATAGTCTTTGCACGGCTCCCGAAACCGATTCTGAATTTAAGATTACGATCAAAAAAGTTCCTCATGGGAGAGGCAGCACTTATTTGGTCGATGAAGTCCAAGTCGGTGACGAGATCTGGTGTGGCAAACCCAAAGGTCACTTTTTTAAAAAACATCCTGATGGCACTCACTTGATCCTGGTGGCGGCCGGCAGCGGGGTCACTCCATTGATGTCGATTCTCAAGCACACCCTGGCAACGACGGCCAAATCAACCGTGAGTCTTGTTTTCTCCTGCCGGGATCAAAATCAAATCATCTTTAAAGATGAGCTGTCCAAGTGGCAAGAGAGTTTTCCGGAGCGGTTTCGCCTGATACAAGTATTGACCCGGCCTCTGCCGGGATGGTCCGGACTGAGTGGTCGGCTCAATGCAGAAGCCCTTGATGCTTTATTTGGACCACAAGAGAATGGTCCCTCGGTTTCCCGCCAAGCCTATGTGTGTGGCCCCACCGAGTTTATGAATATGGTGAAAGAATCATTGGAGTCGATCGGCATGGACAAAAAATCAATTCACAGTGAATCATTTGGCAGCTCTCACCCTCATCAAGCTTCCGCCGGCCAGGCTGGCGAGGGCCCCCAGGCTGACGGTTCAGTTATTGTTGGAGATCCTATGGCCGACGCCGGCGAAAAGCCTGAGGTGATAGAAGCCTATTTTGATGGCGAAAGAGTCGAAGTGCCGGCTAAAGAGAACATGTCGATCCTCGATACGCTTTTAGAGGCTGGCCACAACCCGCCTTACTCCTGCATGAGTGGAGCCTGCACCGCTTGCATGGCAAAGGTGGAAGAGGGTCGCGTTCGTCAGAGGGAACCCGGCTCCCTGTCGCCTGAGAACTTCTCAGCCCGAGAAATTCTCACTTGCCAATCAGAACCCATGAGCAAACGGGTGAAAGTTCGTTTTACATCCGGGGATTAA